tttgtagaaattttttttttaccatcatCTGTAGCCATCTGCGGCAGAACAATCCCACACGACCATCATCAGTGTTAACCACACAACCATCTTCAGTGTTAATTAAGACACAATCCCATTTCAAATAATTTGGAACAAGAAAACTGGCATAAACTAAGATCAAGTTCTTGACAGGCTCCTAACACCAAAAATATTGTATGCTACCATGCATAGGTTCTCAGATTCAAGCATTTAAACCAAGGGACGGGTGATTACACAGCAGCAAAGAATTAATATCGCTTATGAATATGTTTATCACTGACGGTGTCAAATCTGACCAGCACTGGACCATCAATAAGCTCACATTACCTACATCTACCGCAATCTCACTCTCTACCAATCCAAGAACACACAACAAACGAATCAACCAAACATGGCCCATAGCTACACTTCTTATTACAAACTAaggaaagagatagagaaaatGCTTCTAGTGAAGACACATGTTAACACGAGCGAATGCAACGGATCGTTGCAGAAACCACTACAACGGACGAAAGAGAAAGGATCTTTTGCACACACCccatggcggcggagggagaggcCGAGAGATCTCCGAACGGCGACGCGGGAGGAGGGCTTcaatgacggcggcggctgaaAGCGGAGTGAGGAAGGAAGACGAGGGAGATTTTATAGTAGTAAATCTCAGCGATTTAGGGTTAGCGTGGCGCGCGCTGAGATTCGTGTTGGGGTGATGGGTGTAATCCCACAGTCCTCGTGAGGTTTGGTGAGAGACTACGAGGCAGCTAGGCCAGTTCCCGGCCCACCATGTCATTGTGTAAACAGGTCCAAGGCCTcctattgtaaaaaaaaattttgggccAATTTGCCAGTAgatttttagtttgttttctcaCCTTGGACGTATATAATCATTCCGATGAgcattaaaatttttttagggGGCCTATGAAAGGATTTGATCCGTAGAAAATTTCAGAGGAAATATGACATGAAGTTCTAAACTATTGTAACTTTGGAAAAAATCCAAATACCCCTCTAAACTTTGATTGGAAGTTCATTAAGCACCGTGTACTTTGAAATCGGATATCTCTTACTATCGAATTTCATGCCCGTTCTCGAGCGATTAGCCCGCCACGTGGCTTCACTCGATTCCAGGGTTCGAGTCGTGCGCGCATCCGTTGGATTAGAAATCAACGGGAGAGATCCACAAAAGgatctatttataaattttaatctTCCAAGGGAGTTTATCTCAAAATGTGGCATCCATCATCCAGATTCCAGAGAAATCCTTTCCTCCCCTCGTCTCGCCGCTTTCTCCTCCACCGAATCGCCGATTCACAAGCCGTCACCGGCGTTGGTCACCGCCACTCCACATCAGTGCGCCTCCCTCGCCAACCCCCATCCCCTAAAATCCCTAGCCCACAGCTCCACCATCGTCACTTCACCTCTCCGCGCCTCCGCATCTCGCGAGCTGAGCGttgtcgcctcctcctcgtctcctcgCTCCCTTGCCGCCCGTCCGCTTCCCTGGCGCAGCTCTCAAGTGGGAGGGCTGCGCGCCGGCTGGAAGTCTCTTGACTCTTCCCCTTCTATCGATCCCTGCGGTGGGAGAGCATCGGCAAACAGTGGTCGTACACCTCGCCGATCGACTTGGCTCGCTGCGGCGGACGACCACTATGACGTCGTCCAGCAGCTACTGCATATCGACTAACCTCACTCCGTCGGATCCCCCGCCTGGAGGCTCTCTGGGACGACAATGCCGGATTCGCCGGCGTGACGCGGTACCGGGCGGACGGGGAAGGCTCGAACGGCCGGTTGCGGTGAACGCTCCTTGGTGTTTAGGCTGGAGATGTCCACACCGCCGCAAGAGGCGGCAGCACGGAGATGCTGAGGGGGCTCACCCGACAACACTGCATGTTGAAGTTTACCACCTCCATAGAAAGTTGTTAAGTGCATTCCTAGCTTACGTCAAGATAGAGCTGGTGTCCCCTGCAGGGAGATACTGTTCAAGATTTATGAGCAATACAATTTCCGCGATGATCGTCCAGGAGTATTGTCCAGCAACGGATAGTAGAAACATGAAAGACCAACCTTTTCCCACCGCTTATGTGGAATCCTTAAATAGCTATAGTTGCAGCTCATTTTTTTGAGAGCCACACAATGGGATGCTCCGTTTGCTGTTGGATTGAAGGAATGATCTAACAAATTGTATTATTGATGGTTTGAAAAGTGAGGATATTATGTTTAGAGATGATCATTACAGAAACTGTACAATGCTCGTATATCTGTTCgcttgttttatatttttagatgatTAAAGTCTCTTTGCGGACTATTTTTCTAATAATAAGAACATTCATATATTTATACATTGGGTCTAATTGGACTGGCTCATCTACACTTTACATGGCGAAAATAATGGCCCATCACCAAATATGCGCGTCGAAGCCGCTCTTGCTTTCTAGTTCAACTCCCTTAATTTTCTAATACCATTTATATAAGCTCATAACATGGTTTTACATAGttatttttatctaatttgtactttctctgtttcataatgtaaatcattctagtattttctacatttatattgatgttaatgaatctagacacattaatatgaatgtagaaaatgctaaaatgacttatattgtaaaacggaggaagtatataattTAGTTGAGTTTTATATGTGTTATATTAGCTATTCGAGGCAGCTCGTTTTAGCTTTTAAATACGCAAGACCAACAACATTCAAGCTTAGGGGATAAAATGAACGGTATTATAAAGTGTAGGTAGggcatgatttttatttttgttttctcacCTCGGACATATATAAtcaattaaccattccaaatttccaattaaaaattttttttttggcctatGAAAGGATTTGCTCCGTAGAAAATTTCAGAAGAAATATGACATGATGTTCAAAATCATGCAATTTTTTCTTACGCGCTCTTTCTAAACTATTGTACCTTTTCGTGTCTTACTACCATCTGAAAGCGATCAAGTTACACAAATGCGTTTAGCAAAAAGCACCGAAATTCATATCAGTTAGCAGAGTCCAAGTAGTGCATTGTACATCGACATAATTGAATGAGTAAACATAAGAGCACTGGAATTACTAATAATTCATGTTTTCTGTTGGTACCAAATGTCCTTCCACAAGGGAAAACTCTTACATGGTGTCGTACAGCAATTCTACAGACACAAGACCATAGCCCATAGGCAGCTTTATTATGTTGTAGAACAAAAGAATAAGAAACATTTGAAGTACACAGCCTGCTCGGTTGAATTGATATCACAATTTAGAAACAGTGACATTTTGGGGCTAGGAGCTGATTTATATATCTCCAGCCCACGGCCAACCACTTTGGTGAACCATATAAATTTCTTCTTGCAATTTCACCTTGTGACATGTACTGTTGCGCATACATCGTAATGAAAATATCATGCCCAGGACTAGGCAGCAGGCACCAAGTCATACCTCCAATTCTGTGAATGCTAGATCTCACTGAAGTGTCAGTATACCGACAAAATTTGACTTTTGATTAGAGAAGAAATCAAATAGTCCGGAGCTATTATTTACACAAGGTTTGTTATGGGATGGTATTCTCATACTAGTCATGTCATTCTGAAATGTAAGGCTACACCTTTGGAAGATGAAGATCGGCTAGTGACGAAGTGAGATCTTCTCTCGATTGGGATCTCCGACTTTGGAGTGTTGTTTGACCTGGCTTCCACATTCCACTAGAAAACTGCATCTGACCTAAGCTTCCAACAGAATAGCTGTGATAGACGCCCAATGACTGCCTGGAGGACTCCATAAGCTGAACACTGCTGCCTCCTAATCCATGGCTCATGCTGAATGGATGGGGCTCTGACCCAGCAACAGTAGGACTCAGAGGTGTCTTTGTTCTTGCATCACCTGTGAAGAGAATGGCAATACGAAGcaaatttaaaagttttgtCTATAGGACGGAACCTCAAGCTACAGAAAACAAAAGGCGAGTGCAACAGCCACACAGAAATTGCAGGATGGTTTGACTTCACATAATGAAAGAAATCTCTTTCCATACTATTGTGCCTTCATTGTTAATAGAGTTAAGTAACAAAAACTACTTTTCTATAATAgtatattaaataattaaaaagttcagtccaacataataattaatataaaaagaaaaaagaagcagCTTTTTTAGAATGGAAAGATGTTTGATTGTTTAAAATTAAAGAGATGATGCATAGTATATAGTAGACATATAGTATAACACTTTATTTGGTTTTCCAAAAAAGCAGAGCAACCAATGGCTATACGTCtactaaagaaaaataaatggtaCATATAGTATCAACAGAATTGTCAGGGTAAAAATTTTGTGCTTCTAGAATTTAAGTCCCAACCCCACAGACAATAGATGCTTTTTACATGAGGAAACACCTTAAAGTAACAGCAAcgtcaaggaaaaaaaaaactcaatacaTACCTGAAGTAATATGACTCCATAGATGAAATCTGAAAGGTGATCCCATGCTAAGCACAGGACTGCCTGCACTGTTCTGCCTAAAAAGTGGCAGATAAGACTTGCGGAATGATCTTGGGATTGAATTGCTGACACACAATATGGCACATATGACTAACACAATTGAAATCAGAAACAACACAATAAGAATATTTGGATTTATCTCTCGGTGGAGTATTCTGTATCCTTGAATATCGATTCGTGTAGACAACACCTGTCCAGCCTCTAACAAAGCAACCCCAAGAGTCCAAGTTATACTACCAGAGTCAATTATCACCTGGTTATCTTTGATCTGCAGCCCCTCTCTCAGAAGTGATGTAATATAAGGAGCCCTGAAACAATACTGTTCTATAAAAGGTTGTGGTGGAACACTACTCTTTGCAACCTTCCATgttttttcacaaaattcctGGCCTCTATTTAGAACATCAATGAGAGTAGCATCGGCAGTCaaattgaaaaatttaaaaaccacATAGAAACCAGACATAGCATAAAACTGCCCATGTGGTTGCGGAAAGGTACTAGGAAGAGCACAAGGTTTAGTGTTGCAGTCAACTGAGCTTGCATTGGACCACTCAGAAAGATTCACTGTTAATTTTGCAAGGGCACTACATTCGTTCCACTGAGGCATCCCGATCAGTTCAACTGCCATTCCCTGCTTCTCTTTGCCTGTTGTCTTCCCTCCAACACTGGGACTTCCATCTAGTTTGAGCGGGTGGCAGTAAGAACAAATATAATCTTCTTTGTATCCCGTTTGTAGACAAGGATGCTTAACCTGAACTTTTCCATTACCAGCTGCCCCTCCCAACTTCTTCACAAGATGTGCAACAGATTTGTCAAATGCATCATTTAGCCCATAACCAGACAGAGAATAAGCACTAAGTTGATGACTGATAGAACCAATCCTTAGACTCATACTTGTTTCATCCTGAATGGAATTATCAGTCTCAAATGTCACCTGTAATGATGATCCACCTAAATCAAGTGAACCATATGTCATTTTAGAAGATGAGGTGCCAAGCATATTCAAATGATGGTTAAGAGCTATCCATCCATAATAAGCTTCATCCATGCCACTGATAATCTTGACTCTGTCTCTAGAACACAGAAACGATGAATTCTTCAGAATATCCCAAGCCTTGTCCAGAAGCCACTCAGAATCTGCACTCGGTAGCTTGCGCACACCAGCT
The sequence above is drawn from the Oryza glaberrima chromosome 10, OglaRS2, whole genome shotgun sequence genome and encodes:
- the LOC127752747 gene encoding probable apyrase 7 → MRLSSSLQDLPTFSRIDALERGSSTGSDLVSGRAKPIRTLQRDGTVASFSKEKTPPSSPTNRKKCMRAAGCAIALFLLVFFIYASLRYFHVFLSEGSPEYYVILDCGSTGTRVYVYEWSVNHDDGNTFPIALKPLGNAPKKKSGKLTGRAYQRMETEPGLNKLVHNETGLKMTIEPLLRMAEKLIPRRAHKHTPAFLYATAGVRKLPSADSEWLLDKAWDILKNSSFLCSRDRVKIISGMDEAYYGWIALNHHLNMLGTSSSKMTYGSLDLGGSSLQVTFETDNSIQDETSMSLRIGSISHQLSAYSLSGYGLNDAFDKSVAHLVKKLGGAAGNGKVQVKHPCLQTGYKEDYICSYCHPLKLDGSPSVGGKTTGKEKQGMAVELIGMPQWNECSALAKLTVNLSEWSNASSVDCNTKPCALPSTFPQPHGQFYAMSGFYVVFKFFNLTADATLIDVLNRGQEFCEKTWKVAKSSVPPQPFIEQYCFRAPYITSLLREGLQIKDNQVIIDSGSITWTLGVALLEAGQVLSTRIDIQGYRILHREINPNILIVLFLISIVLVICAILCVSNSIPRSFRKSYLPLFRQNSAGSPVLSMGSPFRFHLWSHITSGDARTKTPLSPTVAGSEPHPFSMSHGLGGSSVQLMESSRQSLGVYHSYSVGSLGQMQFSSGMWKPGQTTLQSRRSQSREDLTSSLADLHLPKV